Proteins from a genomic interval of Lysobacter arenosi:
- a CDS encoding non-ribosomal peptide synthetase — translation MNAVGVDYGSLDKASPADAGVDYDPFAEGGLARVAPTTEPQREVWLADRLGRDASLAYNESISLHFHGRLDADAVRTALRQLVARHDVLRSNFGPDGKTLCVAESVDFDLASIDLSGLTPDQRDARVAAHAREVVETPFELDHGLLLRAELLRLSDEEHLLVLTAHHLVCDGWSWWVIVRELGTLYTQALWHATPPLPAAESFADYALAEAEHPSCSLYRDDEAYWCQRFADGGPILDLPTDRPRPPRRTFASIREDHVLDDELVAAIRRLGARHGASLFATLLAGFAGLLTRLTAQSDVVVGIPAAAQSLDGHDHLVGHCVNLLPLRFELDLTQPFEQALAQAQETLLDSIEHQRYTFGTLLRKLPLQRDPARLPLVSVMFNIDQALDQEHTGFHGLSMQLITNPRSYENFELFVNAVQVRGGMRLECQYNTDLFDNETVRRWLRAYETLLRSAVARPDMAYGKLPLVSESAREELLALQPAATPFDRECRMHEFFERQCERTPDRVAVRFNGEAVSYASLEARANRIAHLLRARGVHRGALVGLVLDRGVDMLAGLLGVLKCGAGYVPLDPNFPAERLAYMAGDAGLAALLTTQSHAGNFDLRGRPVLALDRLDDELAAMPATPIGRDDAAAQPESIAYVIYTSGSTGRPKGVQVPHRAVSNFLTSMREEPGLGIDDRLVAVTTLSFDIAVLELMLPLSVGAEVILADRVTAADGVALAALLKQSGATVMQATPASWRLLLDAEWKGDASFKILCGGEALPVDLAAQLLQRCGSLWNVYGPTETTVWSTCARIVAPAPGQSTAAQPIDIHIGRPIANTQVWILDPRGELCPLGVPGEIWIGGDGVTQGYLNRPELTGERFVADPFSPVTATVPSPLLYRTGDRGRWRADGVLEHMGRLDFQVKVRGYRIELGEIEALLAAHPQVARTVVVAREDRPGDVRLVAYAVLQPGAALTDAELASYLKSSLPDYMIPQHIMFLEAIPLLPNGKIDRNSLPVPDMAVKLAGERVAPRNALERSIAQAMAQVLGVAEVGVDDDFFSLGGHSLLAAQLTSRINKELGISLSLRALFDGPTVARLARLVSEHDGEAAPPREPIVALADQSHGPMSVMQERLYLLEQFNPGQITYNTPSAHRLRGPLDVAAFQRAVNAMIQRQSALRTTIGIVDGEPVQVIHDSVELDITDVEDVGSFAADQRDKEVSRRMDVLIQTPFELDRSPLIRSRLFRLGPEEHVWFFMTHHLIWDGWSFDLMYTDMAELYAAQLEQREPSLPELPVSYLDFSVWHRQWLQGPEYARQLAFWRERLGNTGQGAAGQSAPGPGMAALPTDMPRRPGMSGRGVTHRIVVSEATTQKLHDTALKVDATLYMVLLTAYFTLISRTSGLRELIVGTPVRGRNTAEVENLMGYFTSLLPLRMEMDQDLTFAQAVKQVKDVVLDSFAHPDIRLEDLVRELSVRSREGGAVLYHALFSFQDIRQRMCDWGPLRHERYPVFQTASTQDLGLWFVEQDTGLSGGFIYNADIFLDETTALLRDRYIAVLEALGNDPSRTLAELTAFDDGQPLLFGKAPVETTPALAAETVGEVPEQAAAVELDPLGQQLLAIWRDLLRNPRITPDDDFFALGGHSLQAVQMFHRFNRETDINLPLATLLTARTVRALAEEYRRAGAHQSGATASASGHDPWSPLVPIRPQGDQLPLFLIHAVGGNVLNYRSLADAMPQGIPVYGLQALGLDGRTSPLTSVEKMAERYVREIRSVQPQGPYHLAGGSMGGIIAYEIAQQLVAAGERVGLLGLIDTSAEFGLGYREQAQRGLGARVQRLQQRLQGQTFSQRLATISGMVNGRIQARQLRQQAQQARTSGAELPHNVRYAEIEATHMRAYIDYVVRPYPAAMVLFRASEQPPQLHDKPALGWESMVGAVEVIAIPGDHRGMIEAPVLVQTLSRVIRRAQHGQAGQDEQIGSTIVPVTPAATVASDAVAVGRDDARAAYLRGLWKELLGVDVGDGDNFFDLGGNSMLAVQMSSRVAKDTGVRIQLMRLATQSLAQIAAELPVSFASEGNDGVGAKMARKMKRLLRAAGTVES, via the coding sequence ATGAATGCGGTCGGGGTTGATTACGGCAGTCTGGACAAGGCGAGTCCGGCCGACGCTGGCGTCGACTACGACCCGTTTGCCGAAGGTGGCCTTGCCCGTGTTGCTCCGACCACGGAGCCGCAGCGCGAGGTCTGGCTGGCCGATCGCCTTGGGCGCGATGCGTCGCTGGCCTACAACGAATCGATCTCGCTGCACTTCCATGGCCGCCTGGATGCGGACGCGGTACGCACCGCATTGCGCCAACTGGTCGCGCGCCATGACGTGCTGCGCTCGAACTTCGGTCCCGATGGCAAGACCCTGTGCGTGGCCGAGAGCGTGGACTTCGACCTCGCGTCGATCGACCTGTCCGGGTTGACCCCGGACCAGCGCGACGCGCGCGTTGCCGCGCACGCGCGCGAAGTCGTCGAAACGCCATTCGAGCTCGACCACGGCCTGCTGCTGCGCGCCGAACTGCTCAGGCTGTCGGACGAAGAGCACCTGCTGGTGCTCACCGCCCATCACCTGGTCTGCGACGGCTGGTCATGGTGGGTGATCGTGCGGGAGCTGGGCACGCTGTACACCCAGGCACTGTGGCATGCCACGCCGCCGCTGCCGGCGGCGGAGTCGTTCGCCGACTACGCGCTGGCCGAGGCCGAGCATCCCTCGTGCAGCCTCTATCGCGACGACGAGGCCTACTGGTGCCAGCGCTTCGCCGATGGCGGCCCGATACTGGACCTGCCGACCGATCGGCCGCGCCCGCCGCGCCGGACGTTCGCCTCGATTCGCGAGGATCATGTCCTCGACGACGAACTCGTGGCTGCCATCCGCCGCCTCGGTGCGCGTCACGGCGCCAGCCTGTTCGCGACCCTGCTGGCCGGATTCGCCGGCCTGCTGACCCGGCTGACGGCGCAGTCGGACGTGGTGGTCGGCATCCCCGCGGCCGCGCAGTCGCTGGACGGCCACGATCATCTGGTCGGCCATTGCGTCAACCTGCTGCCACTGCGCTTCGAACTGGACCTGACCCAGCCCTTCGAGCAGGCACTGGCGCAGGCGCAGGAGACGCTGCTCGATTCGATCGAACACCAGCGCTATACCTTCGGCACGCTGCTGCGCAAGCTGCCGTTGCAGCGCGATCCGGCGCGCCTGCCGCTGGTCAGCGTGATGTTCAACATCGACCAGGCGCTCGACCAGGAGCACACCGGCTTCCATGGCCTGTCGATGCAACTGATCACCAACCCGCGCAGCTACGAGAACTTCGAGTTGTTCGTCAACGCGGTGCAGGTGCGCGGCGGCATGCGCCTGGAGTGCCAGTACAACACCGACCTGTTCGACAACGAGACGGTGCGCCGCTGGCTGCGTGCCTATGAAACCCTGCTGCGGTCGGCGGTGGCGCGACCGGACATGGCCTACGGCAAGCTGCCGCTGGTGTCGGAGAGCGCGCGCGAGGAGCTGCTGGCCTTGCAGCCTGCCGCCACGCCCTTCGACCGCGAATGCCGCATGCACGAGTTCTTCGAACGGCAGTGCGAGCGCACGCCTGATCGCGTCGCGGTGCGCTTCAACGGCGAGGCGGTGAGCTACGCCTCACTGGAGGCGCGTGCCAACCGCATCGCCCATCTGCTGCGCGCGCGCGGGGTCCATCGCGGTGCCCTGGTCGGCCTGGTGCTCGACCGCGGCGTCGACATGCTCGCCGGGCTGCTTGGCGTGCTCAAGTGCGGCGCGGGCTACGTGCCGCTGGATCCGAACTTCCCGGCCGAGCGACTGGCCTACATGGCCGGTGACGCCGGCCTCGCGGCGCTGCTGACGACCCAGTCGCACGCCGGCAACTTCGACCTGCGCGGCCGTCCGGTGCTCGCGCTCGACCGCCTGGACGATGAGCTGGCCGCCATGCCGGCCACGCCCATTGGCCGTGACGACGCCGCGGCGCAGCCCGAATCGATCGCGTACGTGATCTACACCTCCGGCTCGACCGGGCGTCCCAAGGGCGTGCAGGTGCCGCATCGCGCGGTCAGCAACTTCCTCACCAGCATGCGCGAGGAACCCGGCCTGGGCATCGACGACCGCCTGGTCGCCGTGACCACGCTGTCGTTCGACATCGCCGTGCTCGAACTGATGCTGCCACTGAGCGTCGGTGCCGAAGTGATCCTGGCCGATCGCGTCACCGCCGCCGACGGCGTCGCCCTGGCGGCGTTGCTGAAGCAGAGCGGGGCCACGGTGATGCAGGCCACGCCGGCATCGTGGCGGCTGCTGCTCGACGCCGAATGGAAGGGCGATGCGTCGTTCAAGATCCTGTGCGGTGGCGAAGCCCTGCCGGTCGATCTGGCGGCGCAGTTGCTGCAGCGCTGCGGATCGCTCTGGAATGTCTATGGACCGACCGAGACCACCGTGTGGTCGACCTGTGCACGCATCGTCGCGCCGGCGCCGGGGCAGTCTACTGCCGCGCAGCCGATCGACATCCATATCGGCCGGCCGATTGCCAACACCCAGGTCTGGATCCTCGATCCGCGCGGCGAGCTGTGCCCGCTGGGCGTGCCCGGCGAGATCTGGATCGGCGGCGATGGCGTCACCCAGGGCTATCTCAATCGCCCCGAACTGACCGGCGAACGGTTCGTTGCCGATCCCTTCTCGCCTGTGACGGCGACAGTGCCGTCACCGCTGCTCTATCGCACCGGCGACCGTGGTCGCTGGCGCGCCGACGGCGTGCTGGAGCACATGGGTCGACTCGACTTCCAGGTCAAGGTGCGCGGCTACCGGATCGAACTGGGCGAGATCGAAGCGCTGCTCGCCGCGCATCCGCAGGTCGCGCGCACAGTCGTGGTCGCGCGCGAGGACCGGCCCGGCGACGTCCGCCTGGTGGCGTATGCGGTGCTGCAGCCCGGCGCGGCGCTGACGGATGCGGAACTGGCGTCGTACCTGAAGTCCTCGCTGCCGGACTACATGATCCCGCAGCACATCATGTTCCTCGAAGCGATCCCGCTGCTTCCCAACGGCAAGATCGACCGCAATTCACTGCCGGTGCCGGACATGGCCGTCAAGCTGGCCGGCGAGCGCGTGGCTCCGCGCAACGCACTTGAACGGTCGATCGCGCAGGCCATGGCGCAGGTCCTCGGCGTCGCCGAAGTGGGTGTGGACGACGACTTCTTCTCGCTCGGCGGCCACTCGCTGCTGGCGGCGCAGCTGACATCGCGCATCAACAAGGAGCTGGGCATCTCGCTGTCGCTGCGCGCCTTGTTCGACGGTCCGACCGTGGCACGCCTGGCGCGCCTGGTCAGCGAACACGACGGTGAAGCGGCGCCTCCGCGCGAACCGATCGTCGCCCTCGCCGACCAGTCGCACGGGCCGATGTCGGTGATGCAGGAGCGCCTGTACCTGCTGGAACAGTTCAATCCCGGCCAGATCACCTACAACACGCCGTCCGCGCACCGCCTGCGCGGACCGCTCGACGTGGCTGCCTTCCAGCGCGCCGTGAACGCGATGATCCAGCGCCAGAGCGCGCTGCGCACGACCATCGGCATCGTCGACGGCGAGCCGGTGCAGGTCATCCACGACAGCGTCGAGCTGGACATCACCGACGTCGAGGATGTCGGCAGCTTTGCCGCCGACCAGCGTGACAAGGAAGTGTCGCGGCGCATGGACGTGCTGATCCAGACACCGTTCGAGCTCGACCGTTCGCCGCTGATCCGCTCGCGCCTGTTCCGCCTCGGTCCTGAAGAACACGTGTGGTTCTTCATGACCCATCACCTGATCTGGGACGGCTGGTCGTTCGACCTGATGTACACCGACATGGCCGAGCTCTATGCCGCCCAGCTGGAACAGCGCGAGCCTTCGCTGCCGGAACTGCCGGTCTCGTACCTGGACTTCTCGGTCTGGCACCGGCAGTGGCTGCAGGGACCCGAGTACGCGCGGCAACTGGCTTTCTGGCGCGAACGCCTGGGCAATACCGGGCAAGGCGCGGCAGGGCAGAGTGCGCCCGGACCGGGCATGGCCGCGCTGCCCACCGACATGCCGCGTCGCCCGGGCATGTCCGGGCGTGGCGTCACCCATCGCATCGTCGTGTCGGAAGCCACCACGCAGAAGCTGCATGACACCGCGCTCAAGGTCGATGCGACGCTGTACATGGTGTTGCTGACGGCGTACTTCACGCTGATCAGCCGCACCTCGGGCCTGCGCGAACTGATCGTTGGCACGCCCGTGCGGGGTCGTAACACGGCCGAGGTCGAGAACCTCATGGGCTACTTCACCAGCCTGCTGCCGCTGCGCATGGAGATGGACCAGGACCTGACGTTTGCCCAGGCGGTGAAGCAGGTCAAGGATGTGGTGCTCGACAGCTTTGCCCATCCCGACATCCGCCTGGAGGACCTGGTCCGCGAGTTGAGCGTGCGCAGCCGCGAGGGCGGGGCAGTGCTCTATCACGCGCTGTTCTCGTTCCAGGACATCCGCCAGCGCATGTGCGACTGGGGTCCGCTGCGGCACGAGCGCTATCCGGTGTTCCAGACCGCATCGACCCAGGACCTGGGTTTGTGGTTCGTCGAACAGGACACCGGCTTGTCGGGCGGCTTCATCTACAACGCCGACATATTCCTCGACGAAACCACCGCGTTGCTGCGCGACCGCTACATCGCGGTGCTCGAAGCGCTTGGCAACGATCCGTCCCGGACGCTGGCGGAGCTGACCGCCTTCGACGATGGCCAGCCGCTGCTGTTCGGCAAGGCGCCGGTGGAGACGACGCCCGCGCTCGCTGCCGAGACGGTCGGCGAAGTGCCGGAACAGGCAGCCGCAGTCGAACTCGATCCGCTCGGCCAACAGTTGCTTGCCATCTGGCGCGACCTGCTTAGGAACCCGAGGATCACTCCCGACGATGATTTCTTCGCGCTCGGCGGCCATTCGTTGCAGGCCGTGCAGATGTTCCACCGCTTCAATCGCGAGACCGACATCAACCTGCCGCTGGCGACGCTGCTGACGGCACGCACCGTGCGCGCACTCGCCGAGGAATATCGGCGCGCCGGCGCGCACCAGTCCGGTGCGACGGCGTCGGCGTCGGGCCACGACCCGTGGTCGCCGCTGGTTCCGATCCGTCCGCAGGGCGACCAGCTGCCGCTGTTCCTGATCCATGCGGTGGGCGGCAATGTACTCAACTATCGTTCTCTGGCGGATGCGATGCCGCAGGGCATTCCCGTCTATGGCCTGCAGGCGCTGGGACTGGACGGCAGGACGTCGCCGCTGACCAGCGTGGAAAAGATGGCCGAGCGCTACGTCCGCGAGATCCGCAGCGTGCAACCGCAAGGGCCGTATCACCTGGCCGGTGGTTCGATGGGCGGCATCATCGCCTACGAGATCGCGCAGCAACTGGTCGCTGCCGGTGAGCGTGTCGGCCTGCTGGGCCTGATCGACACCTCTGCCGAGTTCGGACTGGGCTATCGCGAGCAGGCCCAGCGGGGCCTCGGCGCACGCGTGCAACGCCTGCAGCAGCGCCTGCAGGGGCAAACATTCAGCCAGCGGCTGGCGACCATCAGCGGCATGGTCAACGGCCGCATCCAGGCCCGGCAGCTGCGGCAGCAGGCGCAGCAGGCGCGGACGAGCGGTGCCGAGCTTCCGCACAACGTGCGCTATGCCGAGATCGAAGCGACCCATATGCGGGCGTACATCGATTATGTCGTTCGCCCATACCCGGCTGCGATGGTTCTGTTCCGCGCCAGTGAGCAGCCGCCGCAGCTGCACGACAAGCCGGCGCTGGGTTGGGAGTCCATGGTCGGCGCGGTCGAGGTGATCGCCATTCCTGGCGACCATCGCGGGATGATCGAAGCGCCCGTGCTGGTGCAGACGCTCAGCCGCGTGATCCGCCGTGCCCAGCACGGGCAAGCGGGCCAGGACGAGCAGATCGGCTCCACCATCGTGCCGGTCACGCCTGCTGCGACTGTTGCCAGCGACGCAGTGGCCGTCGGCCGTGACGACGCACGCGCCGCCTACCTGCGCGGCCTGTGGAAAGAGCTGCTCGGCGTGGACGTGGGCGACGGCGACAATTTCTTCGACCTCGGTGGCAACTCGATGCTCGCCGTGCAGATGTCCAGTCGCGTGGCCAAGGACACCGGTGTGCGCATCCAGCTGATGCGCCTGGCAACGCAGAGCCTGGCGCAGATCGCCGCCGAGCTGCCGGTGTCGTTTGCCAGCGAGGGCAACGACGGCGTCGGCGCGAAGATGGCGCGAAAGATGAAGCGGCTGCTTCGCGCCGCCGGAACGGTAGAGTCATGA
- a CDS encoding alpha/beta fold hydrolase, protein MNLQVDYLRKQESAPSVAEVTAIPLSRVQERVDETAHRFGDGLIGVISHAVAGTAPRINTSRIGVVLLNAGLTRHVGPYRAYAELARRLAREGYPVLRFDQSGLGDSALPEQAAAGHRSREIDAAMSLLAEHAGAERFVLCGLCSGADDAFHVAAADHRVAGAILLDGLAYPTQGFWLRHALPRLLSPTKVIAYLRSRRNAGPSLADFRDFPAKADAARMLSDMVARDTRLLFVFTGGAYTYFNHRSQLAACLGRAARSPQVSLEYWREYDHTFYLRKHREMLFARISHWMATMWGQPAGSSREIAST, encoded by the coding sequence ATGAACCTGCAGGTCGACTACCTCCGCAAACAGGAAAGTGCCCCGAGCGTTGCCGAGGTCACCGCGATTCCCTTGTCGCGAGTGCAAGAGCGCGTCGACGAGACGGCCCACCGTTTCGGCGATGGTCTGATCGGGGTGATCAGTCATGCCGTGGCGGGCACTGCTCCGCGGATCAACACTTCCCGTATCGGCGTGGTGTTGCTCAACGCGGGCCTGACCCGACACGTAGGACCCTATCGCGCCTATGCCGAGCTGGCACGCAGGTTGGCGCGCGAAGGCTATCCGGTACTGCGCTTCGACCAGTCGGGCCTGGGGGACAGTGCGCTGCCGGAGCAGGCTGCCGCGGGCCATCGCAGCCGTGAGATCGACGCGGCCATGTCGCTGCTGGCCGAGCACGCCGGCGCCGAGCGATTCGTGCTGTGCGGGCTGTGCTCGGGTGCGGACGACGCGTTCCACGTGGCGGCGGCCGATCATCGCGTTGCCGGTGCGATCCTGCTCGATGGCCTGGCGTACCCGACACAGGGCTTCTGGTTGCGCCACGCGCTGCCGCGCCTTCTCAGTCCGACCAAAGTCATCGCCTACCTGCGTTCGCGTCGCAATGCCGGTCCCTCGCTCGCCGATTTCCGCGACTTCCCGGCCAAGGCCGACGCAGCGCGAATGCTGTCGGACATGGTCGCGCGCGATACCCGCCTGCTGTTCGTCTTCACCGGCGGCGCCTACACCTACTTCAACCATCGCTCGCAGCTCGCTGCCTGCCTGGGCCGCGCCGCGCGCTCGCCGCAGGTGAGCCTGGAGTACTGGCGCGAGTACGACCATACGTTCTACCTGCGCAAGCATCGGGAGATGCTGTTTGCCCGGATCAGCCACTGGATGGCGACGATGTGGGGGCAACCGGCCGGCTCGTCACGCGAGATTGCATCGACATGA
- a CDS encoding lipopolysaccharide biosynthesis protein: protein MSNGSSGSPGIGTHYLRYSTANVLVIMAGLVSFPVLTRLLDNTQFGILGYYDTWVLMAVAVAKLGAQHSIQRFYPHNGDGASQRAFSTNLFYLPLAGSLLLWVIVSLGVIGYGKVNGIGHSPVFWMALVMTPMLVYGSLVETVLRVTERSRIVMLTRVGWRWLQLLLMLVAVLAVQQSATAAYGGKLLAVAIGSVFYIAWAYRNLGFSRGAVDTASVKQSMGYGMPLVATEILAVALVSIDRLMLKGMSGDFAVVGIYSVGASLAMQVHMFMNLTVFESFAPVANRLYVTQDPSAVRALMLRMLMPMTYAAVAVALLLGCLGTDTIIALSGHGKAASGPVFAWMGAMNALLPVALVCGYGLVLERRTKVVLLMMCGSVLLNTALNFVLIPAYGVMGAVYATLASSMAAAVTHCLLVSPLLRQFPDRRTLATTAVALAAGLAGAGLASYLQLRPGWERLIFGGLLIGVPYLLTVLVLDPRLRAMLPLKRKAGAATVGETLAG, encoded by the coding sequence ATGAGCAACGGTTCGTCTGGTTCGCCTGGCATTGGCACGCATTACCTGCGCTATTCGACCGCCAACGTACTGGTGATCATGGCCGGGCTGGTCTCGTTCCCGGTGCTGACGCGCCTGCTGGACAACACCCAGTTCGGCATCCTCGGCTACTACGACACCTGGGTGCTGATGGCAGTGGCCGTCGCCAAGCTTGGCGCGCAGCATTCGATCCAGCGCTTCTATCCGCACAACGGCGACGGCGCCAGCCAGCGCGCCTTCTCGACCAACCTGTTCTATTTGCCTTTGGCAGGTTCGTTGCTGTTGTGGGTGATCGTTTCGTTGGGCGTCATCGGCTATGGAAAGGTCAACGGCATCGGCCACTCGCCGGTGTTCTGGATGGCGTTGGTGATGACGCCGATGCTGGTCTACGGCAGCCTGGTGGAGACGGTGCTGCGAGTGACCGAGCGTTCGCGCATCGTCATGCTCACCCGGGTCGGCTGGCGCTGGCTGCAGTTGCTGCTGATGCTGGTGGCCGTACTGGCGGTGCAGCAGAGCGCGACCGCGGCCTACGGCGGCAAGCTGCTGGCGGTGGCCATCGGCAGCGTGTTCTACATCGCCTGGGCGTACCGAAACCTGGGCTTCTCGCGCGGTGCCGTGGACACCGCGTCGGTCAAGCAGTCGATGGGCTACGGCATGCCGCTGGTGGCCACCGAGATCCTGGCCGTGGCGCTGGTCTCGATCGACCGGTTGATGTTGAAGGGCATGTCCGGCGATTTCGCCGTGGTCGGCATCTACAGCGTGGGCGCGTCGCTGGCGATGCAGGTGCACATGTTCATGAACCTGACGGTGTTCGAATCGTTCGCGCCGGTGGCCAACCGCCTCTACGTGACCCAGGACCCTTCCGCGGTCCGCGCGCTCATGCTGCGGATGCTGATGCCGATGACCTACGCCGCGGTCGCGGTGGCGTTGTTGCTGGGGTGCCTGGGCACCGACACGATCATCGCGCTGAGCGGTCATGGCAAGGCCGCGTCCGGGCCGGTGTTCGCCTGGATGGGCGCGATGAACGCATTGCTGCCGGTGGCGCTGGTGTGCGGCTACGGGCTGGTGCTGGAGCGGCGCACCAAGGTGGTGCTGTTGATGATGTGCGGTTCGGTACTGCTCAACACGGCACTGAACTTCGTGTTGATTCCCGCCTATGGGGTGATGGGTGCGGTCTACGCGACGCTGGCCAGTTCCATGGCGGCTGCAGTCACCCATTGCCTGCTGGTATCGCCGTTGCTGCGGCAATTCCCGGACCGGCGCACGCTGGCCACGACCGCGGTGGCCCTGGCCGCAGGCCTGGCCGGTGCCGGGCTGGCGTCGTACCTGCAGCTGCGGCCGGGCTGGGAGCGGTTGATCTTCGGCGGACTGCTGATCGGCGTGCCGTACCTGCTGACCGTGCTGGTGCTGGACCCGCGCCTGCGCGCGATGCTGCCCCTCAAGCGCAAGGCCGGCGCCGCAACCGTGGGCGAAACACTGGCCGGCTGA
- a CDS encoding right-handed parallel beta-helix repeat-containing protein, giving the protein MRAFPRRHSRRLETAMPTLLLLLALLLLGAWRDASAASTYYVRTDGGDEKQCNGRADAPYPGSGNDVDCAWKHPYYALPTNDRPRIDGGDTLIIGAGDYMIGWGAPGLSENSIRCDRSAPYDCYPAAPPSGPDPAHKTRILGQGFDSGCKAPPKLWGTERVELVLNLQDSDNVEVGCLEITDRSDCVEFHTDSDLRCERDSFPHGNWASIGIGAKRSRNVWLHDLNIHGLSGRGVMAGGLTNWTIERVRIIANGWAGWDGDVGEGESSNEGDIIFRNVEIAWNGCAERWQTGEPVGCWAQEEGGYGDGLGTGKTNGHWLIEDSRIHHNTSDGLDLLYMDESKTGTTVVRRVYAAANAGNQIKTAGNALIENSVVIGQCAYFHGKFNMTDGDMCRAYGNAISVGVGRKHTATIRHNTITGEGDCLILTAGGDASSRIDIQNNALVGQRDLTSGDKGEMSCGHYADESKAVVNFSGNAFWNVKDDQCPSGNLCDRDPKLKGMDMADFDAVPLEGSPLIDHASQLSEVTSDYLKHARPVGAAPDIGAIEVQGVQAAAPAAGAVDSASEPQKSTGSGAGATGSGAPAAVQTSTMTIGAIVIASLLAGGVAAVARKQRPRRAG; this is encoded by the coding sequence ATGCGTGCCTTCCCCCGTCGTCACTCGCGTCGCCTCGAAACCGCGATGCCAACCCTGCTGCTCCTGTTGGCACTACTGCTGCTCGGCGCCTGGCGCGACGCGTCGGCGGCAAGCACCTATTACGTACGCACCGACGGCGGTGACGAGAAGCAATGCAATGGCCGCGCCGACGCGCCCTACCCTGGCAGCGGCAACGACGTGGACTGCGCCTGGAAGCACCCGTATTACGCATTGCCGACCAACGACCGTCCGCGCATCGACGGTGGCGACACGCTGATCATCGGCGCGGGCGACTACATGATCGGCTGGGGCGCGCCGGGGCTGTCGGAGAACAGCATCCGCTGCGACCGCAGCGCCCCCTACGACTGCTACCCCGCCGCGCCGCCGAGCGGACCCGACCCCGCCCACAAGACGCGCATCCTTGGCCAGGGCTTCGACAGCGGCTGCAAGGCTCCGCCGAAACTGTGGGGCACCGAACGAGTGGAGCTGGTGTTGAACCTGCAGGACAGCGACAACGTCGAAGTCGGCTGCCTGGAGATCACCGACCGCAGCGACTGCGTCGAATTCCACACCGACAGCGACCTGCGCTGCGAGCGCGACAGCTTCCCGCACGGCAACTGGGCCTCCATCGGCATCGGTGCCAAGCGCTCGCGCAACGTCTGGCTGCACGATCTCAACATCCATGGGCTGTCCGGTCGCGGCGTGATGGCCGGCGGCCTGACCAACTGGACCATCGAGCGGGTCAGGATCATCGCCAACGGTTGGGCCGGCTGGGACGGAGACGTCGGTGAAGGCGAGAGCTCCAATGAGGGCGACATCATCTTCCGCAACGTCGAGATTGCCTGGAACGGGTGCGCCGAGCGCTGGCAGACCGGCGAACCGGTCGGCTGCTGGGCGCAGGAAGAAGGCGGCTACGGCGACGGCCTGGGCACCGGCAAGACCAATGGCCATTGGCTCATCGAGGACTCGCGCATCCACCACAACACGTCCGACGGCCTCGACCTGCTTTACATGGACGAGTCCAAGACCGGGACCACGGTGGTGCGACGGGTCTACGCCGCCGCCAATGCCGGCAACCAGATCAAGACCGCGGGCAATGCGTTGATCGAGAATTCGGTCGTGATCGGCCAGTGCGCCTATTTCCACGGCAAGTTCAACATGACCGACGGCGACATGTGCCGCGCCTATGGCAATGCGATCTCGGTCGGGGTCGGCCGCAAGCACACGGCCACCATCCGCCACAACACCATCACCGGCGAAGGCGACTGCCTGATACTGACCGCCGGCGGCGATGCGTCCTCGCGCATCGACATCCAGAACAATGCACTGGTTGGCCAGCGCGACCTGACCTCGGGCGACAAGGGCGAGATGAGCTGCGGCCACTACGCCGACGAGAGCAAGGCCGTCGTCAACTTCTCCGGCAACGCGTTCTGGAACGTCAAGGACGACCAATGCCCGTCAGGCAACCTGTGCGACCGCGATCCCAAGCTCAAGGGAATGGACATGGCTGACTTCGACGCCGTTCCGCTGGAAGGCAGCCCGCTGATCGACCACGCGTCGCAACTGTCGGAAGTGACCTCGGACTACCTGAAGCACGCACGCCCGGTTGGCGCGGCGCCCGACATCGGCGCGATCGAAGTCCAGGGCGTGCAGGCCGCGGCGCCCGCGGCAGGCGCGGTCGACAGCGCCAGCGAGCCGCAGAAGTCGACGGGGTCCGGCGCGGGCGCGACAGGCAGCGGTGCGCCCGCCGCCGTACAGACGTCGACCATGACCATCGGCGCCATCGTGATCGCGTCGCTGCTGGCAGGCGGCGTGGCCGCGGTTGCGCGCAAGCAGCGTCCGCGTCGCGCTGGATGA